One segment of Niabella beijingensis DNA contains the following:
- a CDS encoding DUF4129 domain-containing protein, which produces MYKLKNAFLFCGILFLLLPAAAFSQSNEEDEITEDSTSIVDIGSATDKEPAASFKGIEYFENDSSAVRSVPDSFVRRLHNDADFGYVKTGLKPENKASSQQTRGPVIGSGFFSLLPYIAIALFIIILVWYLSANQFILFRKKSTALPVSHTEEASRDIFSIDYAASIRQALQQKNYRLAIRLQYLELLKKLSDRQLIHFLPDKTNFEYLTQMRSSKHYQDFFTATRHYEYSWYGLFDISENMYQKINDTFQQLKQKL; this is translated from the coding sequence ATGTATAAACTGAAAAATGCGTTCCTGTTTTGTGGTATCCTGTTTCTGTTACTGCCGGCCGCTGCTTTTTCGCAGTCAAATGAAGAGGATGAAATCACAGAGGATTCAACAAGCATTGTAGATATCGGCAGTGCGACCGATAAAGAACCGGCTGCCAGCTTCAAAGGCATTGAATATTTTGAAAACGACAGCTCTGCGGTCCGCTCCGTTCCGGACAGTTTTGTCCGCCGGCTCCATAATGATGCCGACTTCGGTTATGTAAAAACCGGCCTGAAACCGGAAAACAAAGCATCTTCACAACAAACACGGGGGCCCGTCATCGGCAGCGGTTTTTTCTCCCTGCTCCCGTATATTGCTATTGCGCTGTTCATTATCATCCTGGTGTGGTACCTGTCCGCCAATCAGTTTATCCTGTTCCGCAAAAAAAGCACCGCGCTTCCCGTATCACATACAGAAGAGGCATCCCGGGATATTTTTTCCATCGATTATGCGGCATCCATCCGGCAGGCATTACAGCAGAAAAATTACCGGCTGGCCATCCGGCTGCAATACCTTGAACTGCTGAAAAAATTATCCGACAGGCAGCTGATCCATTTCCTGCCGGATAAAACCAATTTTGAGTACCTGACGCAAATGCGTTCCAGCAAGCATTACCAGGATTTTTTTACCGCTACCCGGCATTATGAGTACAGCTGGTATGGCTTATTCGATATTAGCGAGAATATGTATCAAAAAATAAACGATACCTTTCAACAACTGAAACAAAAACTTTAA
- a CDS encoding DUF4350 domain-containing protein yields the protein MKKQLPYLLGFLLIIVLLFVLLRNGKTDTKQQPSTFVSLKKEDKNPYGTYVAYNGLKRFFPEARFVINKKELLNDTALSRETGGQLFIVIAPQASFYEYELDELMEFIEPGNNVFISCFRPGNELEHLVDARASIGPIDSYPFADYGPDTMRQELDSIPPSPAYAASYPGVAMEGYFVRTDKSTTRILGRGREGRANFIQLKKGKGSLFIHLSPLSFSNYFLLYGNNMEYFNRVFSLIPSATHTIVWDEYYRKRRNDDKSNKGWFASIMKQKSFRSGILLALLLLLLFALLEMRRRQRFIPAIVPPKNDTLDFVKTMGLLYYEKKDNINLAQKMSAYFLEHLRNKYHIFSKKLNEEFIQEVSHKSGADPELINSIVARIKQVNNEGIISDTDLIVLQADIEKFYNSI from the coding sequence TTGAAAAAACAGCTTCCATATCTCCTGGGCTTCCTGCTGATCATCGTACTTCTTTTTGTGCTGTTAAGGAATGGAAAAACAGATACAAAGCAGCAGCCAAGTACTTTTGTTTCCCTTAAAAAAGAAGATAAAAATCCCTATGGCACCTATGTGGCCTATAACGGCTTAAAACGTTTTTTTCCCGAAGCGCGTTTTGTTATCAATAAGAAGGAATTGCTCAATGACACTGCTCTTTCGCGGGAAACCGGCGGCCAGCTTTTTATTGTCATAGCACCCCAGGCCAGCTTCTATGAGTATGAACTGGATGAGCTGATGGAATTTATAGAGCCCGGCAACAATGTATTCATCAGCTGTTTCCGGCCCGGCAATGAACTGGAGCATCTTGTTGATGCGCGGGCCAGCATCGGCCCGATCGACTCCTACCCTTTTGCCGACTACGGGCCGGATACCATGCGCCAGGAGCTGGATTCCATACCTCCGTCACCGGCATATGCTGCCAGTTACCCCGGCGTGGCCATGGAAGGTTATTTCGTACGCACCGACAAAAGCACCACGCGGATCCTTGGCCGCGGCCGGGAAGGACGCGCCAATTTTATACAACTGAAAAAAGGGAAAGGCTCGCTGTTCATACACCTTTCGCCGCTGAGCTTCAGCAATTATTTCCTGCTTTACGGAAATAATATGGAATATTTCAACCGGGTGTTTTCCCTCATTCCCTCAGCTACCCATACGATTGTTTGGGATGAATACTACCGGAAAAGAAGAAACGATGATAAAAGTAATAAAGGCTGGTTCGCTTCCATTATGAAGCAGAAAAGCTTCCGGAGCGGGATACTGCTGGCATTATTGCTGCTGTTGCTCTTTGCATTGCTGGAAATGCGCCGGCGGCAGCGTTTCATACCCGCCATCGTACCGCCAAAGAACGACACGCTCGACTTTGTAAAAACAATGGGGCTGCTTTATTATGAGAAAAAAGATAATATCAACCTTGCCCAGAAAATGAGTGCGTATTTTCTGGAACACCTTCGCAATAAATATCATATCTTTTCGAAGAAACTGAATGAGGAATTCATACAGGAGGTCAGTCATAAAAGCGGGGCCGATCCGGAATTGATCAACAGCATTGTGGCGCGGATAAAACAGGTAAACAATGAAGGTATTATTTCGGATACGGACCTCATCGTGTTACAGGCAGATATTGAAAAATTTTATAACAGCATCTAA
- a CDS encoding AAA family ATPase — MEEPIFENRVNLSDLNQAVMKITDEIKKIIIGQDEMVQLIITALLADGHVLIEGVPGVAKTLTAKLVARSVNAVFSRIQFTPDLMPSDVIGTPVFNPGDARFEFKKGPVFGNIVLVDEINRAPAKTQAALLEVMEERQVSVDGKTYTMDTPFMVIATQNPVEQEGTYRLPEAQLDRFLFKIEVPYPTEEQELQILSRFHQLGNQNPLESIDQALSGAQINHLRQQVKEIIIEEKLLGFIAKLIHQTRNNKAIYLGASPRASLSIMNASKAMAAIRGRDFVTPDDVLAVAAPVLRHRIILSPEKEMEGITENEIIRQLINGLEIPR, encoded by the coding sequence ATGGAAGAACCAATTTTTGAAAACCGCGTCAACCTCAGCGACCTGAACCAGGCGGTAATGAAGATCACCGATGAAATAAAAAAGATCATTATAGGTCAGGATGAAATGGTCCAGCTCATCATCACGGCGCTACTGGCGGACGGTCATGTACTGATAGAGGGGGTTCCGGGTGTGGCAAAGACCCTTACCGCCAAGCTGGTGGCCCGCTCGGTAAATGCTGTTTTTTCCAGGATCCAGTTCACCCCCGACCTGATGCCTTCCGATGTTATCGGCACACCTGTATTCAACCCGGGTGATGCACGTTTTGAATTTAAAAAAGGTCCGGTGTTCGGGAACATTGTACTGGTGGATGAGATCAACCGGGCCCCGGCAAAAACCCAGGCAGCACTGCTGGAGGTGATGGAAGAACGCCAGGTATCGGTAGATGGAAAGACCTATACGATGGACACGCCGTTTATGGTTATTGCCACACAGAATCCGGTGGAACAGGAAGGCACCTACCGCCTGCCGGAAGCCCAGCTCGACCGTTTCCTGTTTAAGATCGAGGTACCTTACCCTACTGAAGAACAGGAATTGCAGATCCTCAGCCGCTTTCATCAGCTGGGGAATCAGAATCCGCTGGAAAGCATCGATCAGGCCCTGTCCGGAGCACAGATCAATCACCTCCGGCAGCAGGTAAAAGAGATCATCATCGAAGAAAAGCTGTTGGGTTTTATTGCAAAACTGATCCACCAGACAAGGAATAACAAAGCCATTTACCTGGGTGCCTCACCCCGTGCTTCCCTTTCCATTATGAACGCTTCGAAAGCTATGGCAGCCATCCGGGGAAGGGACTTTGTAACACCGGACGATGTACTGGCGGTGGCCGCTCCCGTTCTGAGGCACCGCATTATCCTGTCGCCGGAAAAAGAAATGGAAGGTATTACCGAAAATGAGATCATCAGGCAGCTGATCAATGGCCTGGAAATACCCAGATAA